A genomic window from Glycine max cultivar Williams 82 chromosome 17, Glycine_max_v4.0, whole genome shotgun sequence includes:
- the LOC100776303 gene encoding E3 ubiquitin-protein ligase UPL6 isoform X2: MFFSGDPFTRKRVDLGGRSSKERDRKNLLEQTRVERNRRLWLRQQNSAVLKIQKCFRGRKAVRTEQSKLREQFYKIYGKYCQNVDRNSFGPDSNFLCQFLYFFKAENIEDFLVLVQICRLLWWSVQDNGDVVKLFAGVDYSSTRALVNYRVKLFVQACICALHQNRNQLKDQLLLTPEELNVSAIPLLEVLVLLIDPKLPWSCNLVQYLIQNNGVGLLREIVLTGKDNAENCFSIGKGSSLERVLIAVISHVGQKPCICSHINPRYSSASQIITIPFLWHLFPNLQQIFAANNLNQCYIHQMAKFGQNLIKLLPKDISNEFPSHACMLGNVLETAGIALSHPNCSFDMAVDLVAVTTFLLEALPSLKTSNSRESSVIAKDDMIEDDEVMEIALDSKLEQQIYNAINPRFLLQLTNILFKEISSVNGSDYGPNDRDVTAVDGVCGFLNVTFNKLPLERIMTVLAYRTELVPTLWNFMKQCHENQKWSSHLSNDAPGWLLPLAVFCPVYKHMLMIVDNEEFYEQEKPLSLKDIRSLIIILRQVLWQLLWVNHITSANSVKSVPVSSASKGQSVQTIQQRVCIVVSELLSQLQDWNNRRQFTSPSNFHADGVNDLFSSQAVIENTRANEILKQAPFLIPFTSRVKIFSSQLAAVRQRHGPQAVFSRNRFRIQRDHILEDAYNQMSQLTEDSLRGSIRVTFVNEFGVEEAGIDGGGIFKDFMENITRAAFDVQYGLFKETADHLLYPNPGSGMIHEQHFQFFHFLGTLLAKAMFEGILVDIPFATFFLSKLKQKHNYLNDLPSLDPELYRHLIFLKHYKGDISELELYFVIVNNEYGEQTEEELLPGGRNLRVTNENVITFIHLVANHRLNFQIRQQSSHFLRGFQQLMQKDWIDMFNEHELQLLISGSLDSLDIDDLRLHTNYAGGYHNEHFVMEMFWEVLKGFSLENRKKFLKFVTGCSRGPLLGFRYLEPMFCIQRASGNAVEESLDRLPTSATCMNLLKLPPYTRFGLARSNWKPNYCMP, from the exons ATGTTCTTCAGCGGCGATCCTTTTACACGGAAGCGTGTCGATTTGGGAGGTCGAAGTTCAAAGGAAAGGGACCGGAAAAACCTGTTAGAACAAACACGAGTTGAGCGCAACCGGCGCTTATGGTTGCGCCAGCAGAACTCTGCTGTACTCAAAATTCAG AAATGCTTCAGAGGGAGAAAAGCTGTCAGAACTGAACAATCCAAGTTGCGAGAGCAGTTCTATAAAATCTATGGGAAGTATTGCCAGAATGTGGACAG GAATTCTTTTGGTCCAGATTCTAATTTCCTCTGCCAGTTCCTCTATTTCTTTAAGGCAGAAAATATTGAGGACTTCTTAGTTCTTGTGCAAATATGCCGGTTGCTTTGGTGGTCTGTTCAGGATAATG GGGATGTTGTCAAACTTTTTGCGGGGGTGGATTATTCATCCACACGGGCTTTGGTGAACTACCGAGTGAAGCTATTTGTACAAGCTTGTATTTGTGCTCTGCATCAGAATAG AAATCAGTTAAAAGATCAGCTTTTATTGACTCCTGAGGAATTGAATGTGTCAGCTATTCCTTTATTGGAGGTTTTAGTATTGTTAATTGATCCCAAATTGCCATGGAGCTGTAACCTAGTACAATATCTCATTCAAAACAATGGAGTTGGCCTACTCAGAGAGATAGTTCTTACTGGAAAG GATAATGCAGAAAATTGTTTTTCCATTGGCAAGGGATCATCATTGGAGCGTGTGCTTATTGCTGTAATATCTCATGTTGGTCAGAAGCCATGTATCTGTTCACATATTAATCCAAGATATAGCTCTGCATCACAGATCATCACAATTCCTTTCTTGTGGCATCTCTTCCCAAATTTACAACAG ATTTTTGCAGCAAACAACCTGAATCAATGTTACATTCATCAAATGGCAAAGTTTGGGCAAAATCTGATCAAGTTGCTACCTAAGGATATATCAAATGAATTTCCGAGCCATGCGTGTATGCTTGGAAATGTATTAGAAACTGCTGGAATTGCTTTGTCTCATCCTAACTGTTCATTTGATATG GCCGTAGACCTTGTTGCTGTCACTACGTTTTTGCTGGAGGCACTCCCATCTCTGAAAACTTCCAATAGTAGAGAAA GCTCTGTGATTGCTAAGGATGATATGATTGAAGACGATGAAGTCATGGAAATAGCTTTAGATAGTAAATTGGAGCAGCAAATTTATAATGCCATAAATCCTCGCTTCCTTCTGCAACTG ACAAATATACTATTTAAAGAGATTTCATCTGTCAATGGCTCAGATTATGGACCCAATGATAGAGATGTTACAGCTGTTGATGGGGTTTGTGGGTTTTTGAATGTTACCTTCAACAAGCTGCCACTTGAACGGATTATGACTGTGCTTGCTTACAGAACTGAACTTGTTCCAACACTTTGGAATTTTATGAAGCAGTGTCATGAGAACCAAAAATGGTCATCACACCTCTCAAATGATGCACCTGGTTGGCTGTTACCTCTTGCTGTATTCTGTCCTGTCTACAA gCACATGCTTATGATTGTCGATAATGAAGAATTTTATGAGCAAGAGAAACCGCTATCACTGAAGGACATTAGAAGCCTCATCATTATATTGAGACAg GTTCTGTGGCAGCTACTGTGGGTGAATCATATCACATCTGCTAATTCGGTAAAATCTGTTCCAGTTAGTTCAGCTAGTAAGGGGCAGTCTGTTCAGACCATTCAACAGAGGGTTTGCATTGTAGTCTCTGAGCTTCTCTCCCAG CTGCAAGATTGGAACAATAGGCGGCAGTTTACATCCCCCAGTAACTTCCATGCTGATGGGGTGAATGACTTATTTAGCTCTCAG GCTGTAATAGAAAACACACGAGcaaatgaaattttgaaacAGGCCCCTTTCTTGATACCATTTACAAGCAGGGTTAAAATATTCTCT TCTCAACTAGCTGCTGTTAGGCAAAGGCATGGACCTCAAGCTGTATTTTCTAGAAATCGATTCAGGATACAACGAGATCATATTTTGGAAGATGCTTACAATCAAATGAGTCAGTTGACAGAAGATAGTCTTCGAGGATCG ATTCGTGTGACTTTTGTCAATGAATTTGGAGTTGAAGAGGCTGGAATTGATGGTGGTGGAATATTCAAAGATTTCATGGAGAACATCACACGTGCTGCCTTTGATGTGCAATATGGATTATTTAAG GAAACAGCGGATCACCTGCTTTATCCTAATCCTGGATCTGGAATGATACATGAACAACATTTCCAATTTTtccacttccttggtactcttCTCGCAAAG GCTATGTTTGAAGGGATTCTGGTTGATATACCATTTGCTACATTTTTCTtgagcaaattgaaacaaaa GCACAACTATTTGAATGACTTGCCTTCCTTGGACCCAGAATTATATCGTCATCtcatttttcttaag CATTATAAGGGTGACATTTCGGAGTTGGAACTATACTTTGTTATAGTAAATAATGAATATGGAGAACAAACAGAGGAGGAACTGCTTCCCGGAGGAAGGAACCTACGTGTCACTAATGAGAATGTCATTACTTTTATCCACCTTGTAGCCAATCACCGCTTGAATTTTCAG ATACGCCAACAAAGTTCACATTTCTTGAGGGGATTTCAGCAACTTATGCAGAAGGATTGGATTGACATGTTTAATGAACATGAACTTCAG CTTCTGATATCAGGTTCACTTGACAGCTTGGATATTGATGATCTGCGGCTGCATACCAACTATGCAGGAGGCTATCATAAT GAGCATTTTGTTATGGAGATGTTTTGGGAAGTTCTCAAAGGCTTTTCATTGGAAAACAGGAAGAAATTTTTGAA GTTTGTGACAGGTTGCTCTCGTGGGCCTTTGCTTGGTTTCCGATATCTTGAACCTATGTTTTGCATACAAAG GGCTTCCGGTAATGCCGTTGAAGAATCACTTGACCGATTACCAACATCGGCTACTTGTATGAATCTACTAAAGCTTCCGCCTTATACAAGGTTTGGCCTAG CAAGGAGCAATTGGAAACCAAATTACTGTATGCCATAA
- the LOC100812472 gene encoding craniofacial development protein 1 has product MSSADTFNASSAESVKEPVIGSSLEVKQDDAEIKAQVDAMWEQMNKGVSNKTLNKFTSKPNSTSKKTAKKSSSNWMSYLGLAPTATESLGQGASKNGPGVLQSSTSDEVKKLAAAALAAVKDDAAIAASSRGKLVITEVRDFAGQDIEVKKLVDSDSKEAMERAKAPPLSAVDAVLEQIKKKQKLSVLDKTKKDWGEFKEEKRLEEELDAYKKSSNQYLDKVSFLQRADYREFERERDARLALQSRKRPDNMQEDD; this is encoded by the exons ATGAGCTCAGCCg ATACCTTCAATGCGAGTTCTGCTGAGTCTGTCAAAGAACCTGTTATAGGGTCAAGTCTAGAAGTAAAACAGGATGATGCTG AAATAAAAGCTCAAGTTGATGCCATGTGGGAACAAATGAATAAAGGAGTATCTAATAAGACCCTCAACAAATTTACAAGCAAGCCTAATTCCACTTCCAAGAAAACTGCAAAAAAGTCATCTTCT AACTGGATGTCTTATTTGGGTTTGGCACCAACGGCAACTGAATCCCTTGGGCAAGGTGCTTCCAAGAATGGACCTGGCGTGCTGCAGAGCAGTACTAGTGATGAAGTCAAGAAGCTTGCTGCTGCTGCTCTTGCAGCAGTGAAAGATGATGCTGCCATAGCTGCCTCAAGCAGGGGGAAACTTGTG ATTACTGAGGTTCGGGACTTTGCTGGTCAAGATATTGAAGTTAAAAAGCTTGTAGATTCTGACTCAAAGGAGGCAATGGAAAGAGCCAAAGCTCCTCCACTTTCTGCAGTGGATGCTGTCCTTGAAcaaatcaagaagaaacagaagctCAGTGTACTGGATAAGACCAAAAAGGACTGGGGTGAAtttaaggaagaaaagaggCTGGAAGAAGAGCTTGATGCTTATAAGAAGAGCTCTAACCAGTATCTGGACAAGGTTTCTTTCTTACAGCGAGCAGATTACCGTGAGTTTGAGCGAGAGAGAGATGCACGACTGGCTTTGCAATCCAGGAAGCGACCAGATAATATGCAAGAGGATGACTGA
- the LOC100788043 gene encoding leghemoglobin reductase-like, protein MAMASLARRKGYAVVLSSRSSFCLTSWRGFASGSDENDVVVIGGGPGGYVAAIKAAQLGLKTTCIEKRGTLGGTCLNVGCIPSKALLHSSHMYHEAKHAFANHGVKFSSVEVDLPAMMAQKDKAVSNLTKGIEGLFKKNKVNYVKGYGKFVSPSEVSVDTTEGGNTVVKGKHIIIATGSDVKSLPGVTIDEKKVVSSTGALALTEIPKRLVVIGAGYIGLEMGSVWGRLGTEITVVEFASEIVPTMDAEVRKQFQRSLEKQGLKFKLKTKVVGVDTSGDGVKLTLEPAAGGDQTTLEADVVLVSAGRTPFTAGLGLDKIGVETDKIGRILVNERFATNVSGVYAIGDVIPGPMLAHKAEEDGVACVEYIAGKVGHVDYDKVPGVVYTMPEVASVGKTEEQVKELGVEYRVGKFPFMANSRAKAIDNAEGLVKILAEKETDKILGVHIMAPNAGELIHEAAIALQYDASSEDIARVCHAHPTMSEAVKEAAMATYDKPIHI, encoded by the exons ATGGCGATGGCAAGCCTGGCTCGACGGAAGGGTTACGCCGTCGTTTTGTCGTCGAGGTCGTCGTTTTGTCTGACAAGCTGGAGGGGATTCGCGTCCGGATCTGACGAAAACGACGTCGTCGTCATCGGCGGCGGTCCCGGCGGCTACGTGGCCGCCATCAAAGCCGCGCAGCTCGGTCTGAAAACCACTTGCATCGAAAAGCGTGGCACTCTCGGCGGTACCTGCCTCAACGTCGGATGCATCCCTTCCAag GCACTTCTGCATTCTTCCCACATGTATCATGAGGCTAAACATGCATTTGCCAACCATGGGGTCAAGTTTTCATCTGTTGAGGTTGATTTGCCAGCCATGatggcccaaaaagataaagcaGTTTCTAATCTTACCAAGGGTATTGAAGGTCTATTCAAGAAAAACAAGGTAAACTATGTCAAAGGTTATGGCAAATTTGTTTCACCATCTGAAGTCTCTGTGGACACCACTGAAGGTGGAAATACTGTTGTGAAAGGCAAGCATATTATAATTGCCACTGGCTCGGATGTGAAATCATTGCCTGGCGTCACTATTGATGAAAAGAAAGTCGTATCATCAACGGGGGCTCTTGCTTTGACTgaaatccccaagagactcgtAGTCATTGGGGCAGGCTACATTGGGCTGGAAATGGGCTCCGTATGGGGCCGTCTTGGCACCGAGATAACAGTTGTTGAATTTGCATCGGAGATTGTTCCAACCATGGATGCAGAGGTCCGAAAGCAGTTTCAGCGTTCTCTTGAGAAGCAAGGCCTGAAATTCAAGCTGAAGACAAAGGTAGTTGGAGTTGATACTTCTGGGGATGGTGTGAAGCTAACTCTTGAACCGGCTGCTGGTGGTGATCAAACTACACTTGAAGCAGATGTTGTCCTTGTATCTGCTGGTAGGACTCCATTCACTGCTGGACTTGGATTGGACAAGATAGGTGTTGAAACTGACAAGATTGGACGGATTTTGGTAAACGAACGATTTGCCACAAATGTCTCTGGTGTTTATGCAATTGGAGATGTAATTCCAGGCCCAATGTTGGCACACAAGGCAGAAGAAGACGGTGTTGCTTGTGTTGAGTACATAGCTGGTAAGGTGGGCCATGTGGATTATGACAAAGTCCCCGGTGTTGTCTATACAATGCCCGAGGTTGCATCTGTTGGGAAGACAGAGGAGCAGGTGAAGGAACTTGGAGTTGAATACCGTGTTGGCAAGTTCCCGTTCATGGCTAATAGCAGAGCTAAGGCAATTGACAATGCTGAAGGACTGGTGAAGATATTGGCTGAAAAGGAGACAGACAAGATATTGGGAGTGCACATTATGGCACCCAATGCAGGAGAGCTTATTCATGAAGCAGCAATAGCACTACAGTATGATGCATCTAGTGAGGACATTGCACGTGTGTGCCATGCACATCCAACAATGAGCGAGGCTGTGAAAGAAGCCGCAATGGCCACTTATGACAAGCCCATTCACATTTAA
- the LOC100812847 gene encoding 30S ribosomal protein S1, chloroplastic-like produces MGSLPLQFSGLKCSPLSSSSLFSKPSLWTQQSQKRVSITIANSIAIANAQNKERARLKKLFEEAYERCRNAPMEGVSFTIEDFTAALDKYDFDSEVGGKIKGTVFYTDNNGAVVDITAKSSAYLPLQEACIHRVKHVEEAGLVPGFKEEFLIIGENSIDDSLVLSLRSLQFDLAWERCRQLQAEDVTVKGKIVGVNKGGVVAELEGLRGFVPLSQISTNSNVEELLDKELPLKFVEVDEEQSRLVLSNRKAVAGNQAQLGIGSVVTGSVQSLKPYGAFIDIGGINGLLHVSQISHDRVTDISTVLQPGDILKVMILSHDRERGRVSLSTKKLEPTPGDMIRNPKLVFEKAEEMAQTFRQRIAQAEAMARADMLRFQPESGLTISGDGILGPFTSDLPEEGLDLSEVPPAEES; encoded by the exons ATGGGGTCTCTGCCTCTGCAATTCAGCGGGCTCAAGTGCTCCCCACTctcatcttcttctctcttctccaaACCTTCTCTTTGGACCCAACAATCCCAAAAGCGCGTTTCAATTACCATTGCGAACTCAATAGCAATAGCCAATGCGCAGAACAAAGAGAGAGCGAGGCTTAAGAAACTCTTCGAAGAAGCCTACGAGAGATGCCGCAATGCTCCAATGGAAGGTGTTTCCTTCACCATCGAAGACTTCACTGCTGCTCTTGACAAGTACGACTTCGATTCTGAAGTTGGCGGCAAG ATTAAAGGCACTGTGTTCTACACAGATAACAATGGAGCAGTTGTTGATATCACTGCAAAGTCTTCGGCATATTTGCCACTGCAAGAGGCGTGCATCCACAGGGTTAAGCATGTTGAAGAAGCAGGCTTAGTTCCTGGGTTCAAAGAGGAGTTTTTGATCATTGGTGAGAACTCAATAGATGATAGCTTGGTCTTGAGTTTAAGGTCTCTTCAGTTTGACCTTGCATGGGAACGTTGTAGACAGCTTCAAGCTGAAGATGTCACAGTCAAGGGTAAG ATTGTGGGGGTGAACAAAGGTGGAGTGGTGGCTGAGTTGGAAGGGCTTAGAGGGTTTGTTCCATTGTCTCAAATATCAACG AACTCAAATGTAGAAGAGCTTCTTGATAAGGAGCTTCCTCTTAAGTTTGTGGAGGTGGATGAGGAACAATCTAGACTTGTCCTCAGCAACCGCAAGGCCGTAGCTGGCAACCAGGCACAGCTAGGAATTGGATCAGTGGTCACTGGCTCTGTTCAAAGCCTGAAGCCATATGGTGCTTTCATTGACATTGGTGGAATTAATGGCCTCCTTCACGTTAGTCAGATCAGTCATGACCGTGTAACTGATATTTCAACTGTGCTTCAACCTGGTGACATATTAAAG GTGATGATCTTAAGCCATGACCGAGAGAGAGGTCGAGTAAGTCTTTCCACTAAGAAGTTAGAGCCCACACCTGGAGACATGATTCGCAATCCAAAGCTTGTCTTTGAGAAG GCGGAGGAGATGGCTCAGACATTCAGACAGAGAATAGCCCAAGCAGAAGCTATGGCTCGTGCAGACATGCTAAGGTTCCAGCCTGAG AGTGGATTGACTATCAGCGGTGATGGGATCCTGGGACCATTTACTTCAGACTTGCCTGAAGAGGGACTGGATTTGAGTGAGGTACCACCAGCTGAAGAATCATGA
- the LOC100776303 gene encoding E3 ubiquitin-protein ligase UPL6 isoform X1, whose translation MFFSGDPFTRKRVDLGGRSSKERDRKNLLEQTRVERNRRLWLRQQNSAVLKIQKCFRGRKAVRTEQSKLREQFYKIYGKYCQNVDRNSFGPDSNFLCQFLYFFKAENIEDFLVLVQICRLLWWSVQDNGDVVKLFAGVDYSSTRALVNYRVKLFVQACICALHQNRNQLKDQLLLTPEELNVSAIPLLEVLVLLIDPKLPWSCNLVQYLIQNNGVGLLREIVLTGKDNAENCFSIGKGSSLERVLIAVISHVGQKPCICSHINPRYSSASQIITIPFLWHLFPNLQQIFAANNLNQCYIHQMAKFGQNLIKLLPKDISNEFPSHACMLGNVLETAGIALSHPNCSFDMAVDLVAVTTFLLEALPSLKTSNSRESSVIAKDDMIEDDEVMEIALDSKLEQQIYNAINPRFLLQLTNILFKEISSVNGSDYGPNDRDVTAVDGVCGFLNVTFNKLPLERIMTVLAYRTELVPTLWNFMKQCHENQKWSSHLSNDAPGWLLPLAVFCPVYKHMLMIVDNEEFYEQEKPLSLKDIRSLIIILRQVLWQLLWVNHITSANSVKSVPVSSASKGQSVQTIQQRVCIVVSELLSQLQDWNNRRQFTSPSNFHADGVNDLFSSQAVIENTRANEILKQAPFLIPFTSRVKIFSSQLAAVRQRHGPQAVFSRNRFRIQRDHILEDAYNQMSQLTEDSLRGSIRVTFVNEFGVEEAGIDGGGIFKDFMENITRAAFDVQYGLFKETADHLLYPNPGSGMIHEQHFQFFHFLGTLLAKAMFEGILVDIPFATFFLSKLKQKHNYLNDLPSLDPELYRHLIFLKHYKGDISELELYFVIVNNEYGEQTEEELLPGGRNLRVTNENVITFIHLVANHRLNFQIRQQSSHFLRGFQQLMQKDWIDMFNEHELQLLISGSLDSLDIDDLRLHTNYAGGYHNEHFVMEMFWEVLKGFSLENRKKFLKFVTGCSRGPLLGFRYLEPMFCIQRASGNAVEESLDRLPTSATCMNLLKLPPYTSKEQLETKLLYAINADAGFDLS comes from the exons ATGTTCTTCAGCGGCGATCCTTTTACACGGAAGCGTGTCGATTTGGGAGGTCGAAGTTCAAAGGAAAGGGACCGGAAAAACCTGTTAGAACAAACACGAGTTGAGCGCAACCGGCGCTTATGGTTGCGCCAGCAGAACTCTGCTGTACTCAAAATTCAG AAATGCTTCAGAGGGAGAAAAGCTGTCAGAACTGAACAATCCAAGTTGCGAGAGCAGTTCTATAAAATCTATGGGAAGTATTGCCAGAATGTGGACAG GAATTCTTTTGGTCCAGATTCTAATTTCCTCTGCCAGTTCCTCTATTTCTTTAAGGCAGAAAATATTGAGGACTTCTTAGTTCTTGTGCAAATATGCCGGTTGCTTTGGTGGTCTGTTCAGGATAATG GGGATGTTGTCAAACTTTTTGCGGGGGTGGATTATTCATCCACACGGGCTTTGGTGAACTACCGAGTGAAGCTATTTGTACAAGCTTGTATTTGTGCTCTGCATCAGAATAG AAATCAGTTAAAAGATCAGCTTTTATTGACTCCTGAGGAATTGAATGTGTCAGCTATTCCTTTATTGGAGGTTTTAGTATTGTTAATTGATCCCAAATTGCCATGGAGCTGTAACCTAGTACAATATCTCATTCAAAACAATGGAGTTGGCCTACTCAGAGAGATAGTTCTTACTGGAAAG GATAATGCAGAAAATTGTTTTTCCATTGGCAAGGGATCATCATTGGAGCGTGTGCTTATTGCTGTAATATCTCATGTTGGTCAGAAGCCATGTATCTGTTCACATATTAATCCAAGATATAGCTCTGCATCACAGATCATCACAATTCCTTTCTTGTGGCATCTCTTCCCAAATTTACAACAG ATTTTTGCAGCAAACAACCTGAATCAATGTTACATTCATCAAATGGCAAAGTTTGGGCAAAATCTGATCAAGTTGCTACCTAAGGATATATCAAATGAATTTCCGAGCCATGCGTGTATGCTTGGAAATGTATTAGAAACTGCTGGAATTGCTTTGTCTCATCCTAACTGTTCATTTGATATG GCCGTAGACCTTGTTGCTGTCACTACGTTTTTGCTGGAGGCACTCCCATCTCTGAAAACTTCCAATAGTAGAGAAA GCTCTGTGATTGCTAAGGATGATATGATTGAAGACGATGAAGTCATGGAAATAGCTTTAGATAGTAAATTGGAGCAGCAAATTTATAATGCCATAAATCCTCGCTTCCTTCTGCAACTG ACAAATATACTATTTAAAGAGATTTCATCTGTCAATGGCTCAGATTATGGACCCAATGATAGAGATGTTACAGCTGTTGATGGGGTTTGTGGGTTTTTGAATGTTACCTTCAACAAGCTGCCACTTGAACGGATTATGACTGTGCTTGCTTACAGAACTGAACTTGTTCCAACACTTTGGAATTTTATGAAGCAGTGTCATGAGAACCAAAAATGGTCATCACACCTCTCAAATGATGCACCTGGTTGGCTGTTACCTCTTGCTGTATTCTGTCCTGTCTACAA gCACATGCTTATGATTGTCGATAATGAAGAATTTTATGAGCAAGAGAAACCGCTATCACTGAAGGACATTAGAAGCCTCATCATTATATTGAGACAg GTTCTGTGGCAGCTACTGTGGGTGAATCATATCACATCTGCTAATTCGGTAAAATCTGTTCCAGTTAGTTCAGCTAGTAAGGGGCAGTCTGTTCAGACCATTCAACAGAGGGTTTGCATTGTAGTCTCTGAGCTTCTCTCCCAG CTGCAAGATTGGAACAATAGGCGGCAGTTTACATCCCCCAGTAACTTCCATGCTGATGGGGTGAATGACTTATTTAGCTCTCAG GCTGTAATAGAAAACACACGAGcaaatgaaattttgaaacAGGCCCCTTTCTTGATACCATTTACAAGCAGGGTTAAAATATTCTCT TCTCAACTAGCTGCTGTTAGGCAAAGGCATGGACCTCAAGCTGTATTTTCTAGAAATCGATTCAGGATACAACGAGATCATATTTTGGAAGATGCTTACAATCAAATGAGTCAGTTGACAGAAGATAGTCTTCGAGGATCG ATTCGTGTGACTTTTGTCAATGAATTTGGAGTTGAAGAGGCTGGAATTGATGGTGGTGGAATATTCAAAGATTTCATGGAGAACATCACACGTGCTGCCTTTGATGTGCAATATGGATTATTTAAG GAAACAGCGGATCACCTGCTTTATCCTAATCCTGGATCTGGAATGATACATGAACAACATTTCCAATTTTtccacttccttggtactcttCTCGCAAAG GCTATGTTTGAAGGGATTCTGGTTGATATACCATTTGCTACATTTTTCTtgagcaaattgaaacaaaa GCACAACTATTTGAATGACTTGCCTTCCTTGGACCCAGAATTATATCGTCATCtcatttttcttaag CATTATAAGGGTGACATTTCGGAGTTGGAACTATACTTTGTTATAGTAAATAATGAATATGGAGAACAAACAGAGGAGGAACTGCTTCCCGGAGGAAGGAACCTACGTGTCACTAATGAGAATGTCATTACTTTTATCCACCTTGTAGCCAATCACCGCTTGAATTTTCAG ATACGCCAACAAAGTTCACATTTCTTGAGGGGATTTCAGCAACTTATGCAGAAGGATTGGATTGACATGTTTAATGAACATGAACTTCAG CTTCTGATATCAGGTTCACTTGACAGCTTGGATATTGATGATCTGCGGCTGCATACCAACTATGCAGGAGGCTATCATAAT GAGCATTTTGTTATGGAGATGTTTTGGGAAGTTCTCAAAGGCTTTTCATTGGAAAACAGGAAGAAATTTTTGAA GTTTGTGACAGGTTGCTCTCGTGGGCCTTTGCTTGGTTTCCGATATCTTGAACCTATGTTTTGCATACAAAG GGCTTCCGGTAATGCCGTTGAAGAATCACTTGACCGATTACCAACATCGGCTACTTGTATGAATCTACTAAAGCTTCCGCCTTATACAAG CAAGGAGCAATTGGAAACCAAATTACTGTATGCCATAAATGCTGATGCTGGCTTTGATTTAAGTTAA